Proteins from a single region of Apium graveolens cultivar Ventura chromosome 7, ASM990537v1, whole genome shotgun sequence:
- the LOC141673551 gene encoding uncharacterized protein LOC141673551, translating to MCEIFKNWQRHGNVPLIRDPFTIEDANAILAIHVPQSEVPDRVAWMGSNNGVYSAKSGFHHWFNMQFGNSVVPQSIGWRKVWHLKHLNKIKVFIWRFCHNVIPIRRRLRSRGVRIPIICPICSTDIEHMAHLFFDCEFATGCWSHVNFYYDWMTVESAADLLLEQL from the coding sequence ATGTGCGAAATTTTTAAAAACTGGCAGAGGCATGGAAACGTCCCTCTCATTCGTGATCCCTTTACTATTGAAGATGCAAATGCTATCTTGGCCATACATGTCCCACAAAGTGAAGTTCCTGATAGAGTGGCTTGGATGGGGTCGAACAATGGTGTTTATAGTGCGAAGTCTGGTTTTCACCACTGGTTTAATATGCAGTTTGGCAATTCAGTTGTACCTCAGAGTATTGGTTGGAGGAAAGTTTGGCACCTAAAACACCTTAATAAGATAAAAGTTTTTATCTGGCGATTTTGTCATAATGTTATTCCTATCAGGCGTCGATTGAGATCTAGGGGAGTTCGAATTCCTATAATCTGTCCAATATGTTCAACAGATATAGAGCACATGGCACATCTTTTCTTTGACTGTGAGTTTGCTACTGGTTGCTGGAGTCATGTTAACTTTTATTATGACTGGATGACAGTCGAGAGTGCGGCAGATTTGTTGCTGGAACAGCTCTGA